One Natronorubrum halophilum genomic window, AGATCAGCGAGGAGACGGTCGGCGTCACGCTCGAGACGGAGTCGATCGACGACGGGACGCTGATCGAACTGGACGAACTGCTCAACCGAGTGGTCTGGGAGTCTCGGCCGGTGTCGTGGGAGGACGTGCCGATCTCGAGTGCGCGCGAGCGCGACGAAATCGGATTCGACGAAGAGCGAACGCCGGACGCGATCGAGAAGGGGCGAGTGCGAGTCGTCTCGATCGGGGACAACAACGACAACGGGAACGGCGGTGCGCTGCCGAGTGCACGGGATACGTGGGACGTCACGGCCTGTAGCGGGACGCACGTCCGGAACACGCGCGAGGTGGGACCGGTGACGGTGCTCGGCCGGTCGGCTACCGAGGAGGGGCTGACGCGGATCGAACTCGCCGTCGGCCCGCGGGCGATCGAACGGCGGACGGCCGAAAAGCGCGCAGTGTTCGCCGCGACGCGGGCGCTCGACGTCGATATCGACGGCATTCACGACGAACTCGACCGGCTGGACGCGCGCTGACGAGATGGCAGAGACTGCCTCGAGAGCGCTTGTAATCGTTGAGAGCGCCGTGTAGTTCCATCGACCGTACAGAGCAGCCGCGCGCCAATGAAAATTGTTGAAATATATGTTCTAACTTTTTAACTGTGAGGGCCCGAGTCGATATCGGCCGTCGATTGCGGATCTCGTCCGCGATGGGACTCGAGAGCCGTCGGACCGGGAATATTTTACCGTGACCGACCAATCCGTGAGGTACTGAACACCCATGGAACACGCGGATCTCGCCGAACTGCTCGAGCGGTTCGGCCTCTCGGCAAAGGAGATCGACACCTATCTCGCGATTCTCGAACACGGAGAGTCGAAGGCGAGCACCATCGCCGATGCTGCCGACGTATCCAAACGCTACGTCTACAGCATCAGCGAAGAACTCGAGGAACGCGGGTTCGTCGAGGTCGACGACCACTCGGTGCCGGCGGTGATTCGCCCCGTCCAGCCCGAGACGGTCATCGAACGGCTGTCACAGAGCGTCGAAGCGATCGAACCGGAGCTGCGCTCGCGCTACACCTCGACCGAACGCACGGGCGAGGAGTTCGAGGTGATCAAGTCCCGCCAGACGGTACTCAAGCGCATCGAGAGCCTGCTGGTGCGCGCCGAGACGGAAGTCACGCTCTCGCTGCCCGCCGAGATGCTGCCACGGGTCCGGTCGACGCTCGAGGAGACCGTCGACCGGGGCGTCCTCGTGTTGCTCCTGCTGGGCGGGACCGACGAAGAACAGGACATCGCGTCGCTGGCGGGCACGGCGAGTACGGTCCGCACGTGGGACGCGCTCGTGCCGACGATGCTCACGGTCGACGGCCGCCACGGACTGCTCGCCCCCTCGCAGATGCTCACGACGTCGACGAGCGAGACGCGCGCGATCGCCATCTCGCAGCTGCAGCTCGCACCCGTCTTCGTGGGTTCGTTTCTGGCGAACTACTGGCCGACCGCCGAGGAACGGTACATCACCGCACCCGGTGAACTGCCCAGTACGTTCGAGGGATTCCGCAACGCGGTCTTCCAGATCGCCCTGCACCGCGCCACCGATAGCCGGATCGAAGTGACCGTCACGGGTTCGCCGGTCGGCGACCGGGTCCTTCCGTCGACGCTCTCCGGCGAGGTCGTCGCCGTCCGACAAAGTCTCGTCCGCCCGGCCACGTCGACGGTTCCGATCGAGAACGCGTTCGAACTCGACGTCGACGGCGAGCGCTACACCATCGGCGGCACCGGCGCGTTCCTCGAGGATTTCGAGGCCGAGTCGGTGACGGTTAAACCGCTCGAGGACTGAGCCCGCTTCGACCGGCTTATTTCTCGCCCATGAGTAAATTTCTTGAGCGAGGGCCGCAAACGTCGTGTCGTGATGACCTGTCACCAGCCTGCGGCCGGAGGAAGGCATGACTGACGCGCGGACGATCAGGGACCGAATCGTCGACGGCGGCGTGGTCGCCGTTCTCCGCGGGATCGACGAGGACCGGATCGTCCCCGTCGCTCGAGCGATCCACGAAGGGGGCGTCGACGCGCTCGAGATCACCGCGGACGGAACGCGCGCGAGCGAGCAGATCGCCGCCGTCGACCGCGAACTCGCGGATACCGACGCGATCGTCGGTGCGGGGACCGTCCTCGACGCGCCGACGGCGCAGTCGCTGATCGACGCAGGAGCCGAGTTCGTCGTCTCGCCGAACACCGACGTCGAGACCGTCAGACTCTGCAATCGCCAGGGAATCCTCTCGGCACCCGGCGTCATGACGCCGACGGAGGCCGTCACCGCCATGGAGGCCGGGGCGGACGTCCTCAAACTGTTCCCCGCCTCGACCGTCGGACCGGGACACATCGGCGCGATCCGAGGCCCGCTCGGCGACGTCGACGTGATCCCGACCGGCGGCGTTGCGCCCGACAACGTCGGCGACTTCTTCGACGCGGGTGCCGTCGCCGTCGGCGCTGGCGGTGCGATCGTCGACTACGACGCGATCGCCGACGACGACATGGACCGCGTCCGCGAGACCGCCGCTGCGTTCGTCGACGCCGTCGAATCCGCCCGGAGCGAGTGAGTTCGTTCGCCGGTACCCTTCTTTTACATCGTTTCGTCGACCGCCGCTTTCGCCGTCCGCCACCGCGTTTCGTCGTCGTCTTACGAGCCGTTTCCCCGGGCGAGCGACGGCCGACGCTACGCCCGCCCGTCGATCGCGATAGTTACTACCGATAGCCGACCGCCGTTCAAAATAATTTACTACGGATACGGTAAATATTTATCAGACGCGTCCCTGCTTCGAGATATGAACGCGATCGCTGTCGAGCCCGGCACCGGGGAACCCGCCCTCGTCGAGATGCCACGACCGGATCCGGCACCCGGCGAAGCGCTCGTTCGCACGCTTCGCGTCGGCGTCGACGGAACCGATCACGAAGTCATCGCCGGTCGTCACGGCGCGCTTCCCGAGGGTGCGACGCGACTCGTCCTCGGCCACGAAGCCGTCGGCGTCGTCGAAGATTCGAACGGAACGGACCTCGAGGAGGGCGAGTTCGTCGTCCCGACGGTTCGACGGCCGCCAGCCGTCTCCAACGAGTACTTCGACCGCGGCGAACCCGATATGGCACCCGACGACGAGTACGTCGAACGCGGTATCGTCGGCGCACACGGCTTCATGGCGGAGTACTTCACCAGCCCCGAGGAGTACCTCGTCTCGATTCCCGAACGGTTCGCGCCGCTCGGTTTCCTCGTCGAACCGATCAGCATCACCGAGAAGGCCATCGAGCACGCAGTCGCCTCCCGATCCGCGTTCGATTGGGAGCCGGAATCGGCGCTCGTCCTCGGGAACGGTGCGCTCGGACTCGTCACCCTCGCGATGTTCGAGGCGGTACTCGACGTCGATCGCACGTACTGCCTCGGCCGGAGCGACCGACCCGATCCGACGATCGATCTCATCGACGAACTGGGCGCGACGTACGTCGACTCCCGCGAAACCCCCGTCCCTGAGATTCCCGAAGTCCACGAGTCGGTGGATCTCGTCTACGAGGCGACCGGACACGCCAAACACGCCTTCGAGACGATCGACGCGCTCGCGCCTAACGGCGTCGGCGTCCTGCTGGGCGTCCCCGAACCCTGGGAGTTCGAGGTCGACGGCGGCAGCCTGCACCGAGAACTCGTCCTCCACAACAAGGCGCTGTTGGGAACCGTCAACTCCCACCGCGGCCACTTCGAGTCCGCGGTGGACACCCTCTCGCAGCTGCCGACGTGGTTCACCGACGAGTTCGTCACCGGCGTCTACGGGCTCGAGGAGTTCGAAGACGCGTTCGAAACCGGCGACAACGTTATCAAGACGGCCGTCGAA contains:
- a CDS encoding bifunctional 4-hydroxy-2-oxoglutarate aldolase/2-dehydro-3-deoxy-phosphogluconate aldolase is translated as MTDARTIRDRIVDGGVVAVLRGIDEDRIVPVARAIHEGGVDALEITADGTRASEQIAAVDRELADTDAIVGAGTVLDAPTAQSLIDAGAEFVVSPNTDVETVRLCNRQGILSAPGVMTPTEAVTAMEAGADVLKLFPASTVGPGHIGAIRGPLGDVDVIPTGGVAPDNVGDFFDAGAVAVGAGGAIVDYDAIADDDMDRVRETAAAFVDAVESARSE
- a CDS encoding alanyl-tRNA editing protein; this encodes MTQRAAREPYTTRFETEVTAVDGRSVWLETSYFFGASGGQPADHGTVGDIAVTDVQLDGGEQVHVLAEEPSFKSGHRVLCSIDWSFRMYCMRAHTASHVLYGAAVRSLEEEPAYAGLEISEETVGVTLETESIDDGTLIELDELLNRVVWESRPVSWEDVPISSARERDEIGFDEERTPDAIEKGRVRVVSIGDNNDNGNGGALPSARDTWDVTACSGTHVRNTREVGPVTVLGRSATEEGLTRIELAVGPRAIERRTAEKRAVFAATRALDVDIDGIHDELDRLDAR
- a CDS encoding glucose 1-dehydrogenase, with translation MNAIAVEPGTGEPALVEMPRPDPAPGEALVRTLRVGVDGTDHEVIAGRHGALPEGATRLVLGHEAVGVVEDSNGTDLEEGEFVVPTVRRPPAVSNEYFDRGEPDMAPDDEYVERGIVGAHGFMAEYFTSPEEYLVSIPERFAPLGFLVEPISITEKAIEHAVASRSAFDWEPESALVLGNGALGLVTLAMFEAVLDVDRTYCLGRSDRPDPTIDLIDELGATYVDSRETPVPEIPEVHESVDLVYEATGHAKHAFETIDALAPNGVGVLLGVPEPWEFEVDGGSLHRELVLHNKALLGTVNSHRGHFESAVDTLSQLPTWFTDEFVTGVYGLEEFEDAFETGDNVIKTAVEFGTT
- a CDS encoding TrmB family transcriptional regulator, giving the protein MEHADLAELLERFGLSAKEIDTYLAILEHGESKASTIADAADVSKRYVYSISEELEERGFVEVDDHSVPAVIRPVQPETVIERLSQSVEAIEPELRSRYTSTERTGEEFEVIKSRQTVLKRIESLLVRAETEVTLSLPAEMLPRVRSTLEETVDRGVLVLLLLGGTDEEQDIASLAGTASTVRTWDALVPTMLTVDGRHGLLAPSQMLTTSTSETRAIAISQLQLAPVFVGSFLANYWPTAEERYITAPGELPSTFEGFRNAVFQIALHRATDSRIEVTVTGSPVGDRVLPSTLSGEVVAVRQSLVRPATSTVPIENAFELDVDGERYTIGGTGAFLEDFEAESVTVKPLED